In the genome of Natronomonas salina, the window GGCAGCGCGTCGACGTACCGTTCGAGGACCGCCGAGGGCTCCGGCGCCCGCGGGTACTCGCCCGCGCGGAAGCGTTCGTCCCAGTCGCTCATACCGTCGCTAGGCGCCCCCGGGACAAGAATCGGGCGCCGAACGTCGCCGGCTCACTCCAGCAGTCGACCGGCCATCCCGTCGACGAACTCGAGTTCGTCCTCGTTGACGCCGTGGGCCATCCCCTCGTAGATGCGCGTTGTGACGTCGGCGTCCAGGCGCTCGAAGACCTCGGCGGTGGCGTGGACGCGCTCCTCGGGGATGTGCGGGTCGACGTCGCTGCAACCCAGGAACGCCGGCGTCCCATCGAGGCTCCCCTCGTAGTCGTCGCGGTCGATCGACTCGCCGATGAGGCCGCCGCTCAGGACGGCCAGGCCGCCGTATCTCCGGGGGTTCCGGGCGACGTACTCGCTGGCCAGACAGGCGCCCTGCGAGAAACCCATCACGAGTACCTTCTCGGTCGCGACGCCGGCGTCCGTCGCCCTCTCGACGGCGTCGCCGACCGCTCGCAGGCCGGACGACCGCCCGGGTTCGTTCTGCTCGACGGGCGCGAGGAATGAGTTCGGATACCACGTGTTGCGCGCGGCCTGCGGCGCGAGGATGGCGATACCCTCCCTGTGGACCTCTCCGGCCATCTGAGCGATGCTACTGGCGGTCGCGCCTCGGCCGTGGACGGCGACGACGGCGGCAGTCGCGTCGGCCAGCGGCGTCCCTGCGGTGTGCAGCTCCTGCTCCTGGTGTGGGCCGGTCATCGTAGTTCCACCTGGGGGCCGAAGACGGAAGAAGGCGGTCGTGACGGAGCGACAGGCCGGTGAGTTGTCGGCGACGGCGCCGCTCAGGTCTCGTCGTCGAGGGGGTGGATCTCGACGAAGCCGAGGCTCTCGACGGTCACCCGGCGGCCCTGGTAGGTGAACTCGACGGTGCGGTTGCCGTCGCGCCGCGGCGGAGCGTCCTCGCTGCAGATCCGGTCGAGGCTATCCGGGTCGACGGCCTCGTGGAGGGGGTCGAGGTCGGAGGGGTCCGCCGCCTCGGCGGCGGCCATCGCCCGGACGACGGCGACGGTCGGCTCGACGGTCGCGCTGTCGAAGGTAGCCCGGTAGGTGTCCGTCTCCGGATCCCGGGAGACCGTGACGTCTTCGTCGTCCGACGGTTCGGCGGTCATCTCACTCCCCCTCCACCAGGTGCTGGCCGAAGTGGTTGAACGGCTGGACGTGGGTGTCCTTGATGATCTTCGTGTTGACGACGTCCAGCCCGATGTCGCTGATCTCGTCGGTGATGCGGGCGACGTCGTCGGAGTCGGTGCCGACGGCGTCGATCTGGACGTTCTCCTTGCCGTTGAGCACCTCGCGGATGGCGACGACGCCGTCGACCGATTGGGCGGCCTCGGCGAACGTCGCGCGGTCCGGGTTCGGCGCCGAACAGATGATCTCGACGTGCAGCTGCAGCCCCGCCTCGTCGTAGTCGATGTCCGGGTGGTAGCCCCGGATGACGCCCACGTCCTCGAGGCGCTCGATGCGGTTTCGCACCGTGCTGGCCGAGACGCCCACCCGTTCGGCCATCTCCTGGGTGGTGATTCCACGCGCGTCCTGCTGGAGCAGATAGAGGACCCCCTTGTCCGTATCGTCCAGTTCCATGCGCGTCCCGTAGCGGCCATCTATGATGTGTTTTTTGCAACGCTCGCGCTATCAGATGGCGAAGACTGACTACTACAACCAGATGATTGAGAAAAACGAAAACTGTGCCCGGTTGGAAGCGGATGATAGGGTACCACCGCTACGAAAATAATACTCCTTAGTGGCGCCGCCGACTGACGGGACCCGACCGGCCCCAACCCACACGGCCACCAGGGGCCGGATTACTCCCCGAGCTCCTCGAGGAGCGTCGTCGCGGCGGCGCTGGAGGACTCCGGGCCCCGCGCCGTGATCAGGTCGCCGTCGACCGTGACGCTCTCGTCGGCGTCGAGTTCGGCGTCCCAGTTGCCGCCCACCGCCGAGACCTCGTCCTCGACGTAGTAGGGGAGCTTCCGGCCGTCCGGCATCCGGTCGGCCTCGTCGACGATGCCCTCCTCCCACTCGTTCGGGAAGCCGGTGACGTCGCGGCCGTCGACGAGCGCCGACCCGTCGGCCTCGCGGGTGAACGCGAGGATGCCGACGGCGTGGCAGACGACGAGCGCGACGCCGTCGTCGCCGGCGACCGACTGACCGAGTAGCTGTCGGGCGTGGCGGTCCTGATTGACGTCCCACTCGGTGCCGTGGCCGCCCGGGAAGACGACGGCGTCGTGGTCGTCCGCGTCGGCCTCGGCCACCGGGATCGGGTCGTTGAGTTCCGGGTGCGACTCGATGGTCTCGCGGAACTCCTCGACGGTCTCCTCGCCGACGTCGTCGGGGTCCAGCGAGCGCTCGTCGACGACCGGCTCGCCGCCGCTCGGCGTCGCCACCGTCACGTCGACGCCCTCGCTCTCGAGCGTCGTGAGCGGCTCGATACACTCCTCGGCCCAGTACCCCTCCTCGCTGACGACGAACAGTGCTGACGTCATACCTACTGATAGGGTCAGGAGCCACAAAAAGAGCGGTCGCCCGGCAGTCGCGGCCGCCTCCCGACGGTTTATCCACGGGGACGCGCGGTCCGGGCCGTCGCGCGACTGTTGGACGGTTTTGTCAGAACCGGTATTTCGGGGGCGTGCTTCCGCCGACCCATGCGACTCGACCGACGAACGTTCGTGAAGGGTGCGGGCGTGGCCGCCGGGGCGGCGCTGACGCCCGGGACGGCCGCGGGGCTCATCGACGACGGCATCGACACCGACGGAGGACTCCAGGAGGTCATCGTCGTCTTCGAGGACAACGACGATGTCGACGTCCTCGAACGGTTCGACCTCGCCGACGGCTACTACCGGTTCCAGGTGCTGCCCTTCGGCTACACCAGGGCGACCGGCGACCAGATCGAGCGCATCGCCGCGCTGGACTCGGTCCGGTACGTCGAGAAGAACCGCGAACTGGAGTACCACAACGACGACGCCCGGGAGCTGACAGGCGCCGCGGCGGCCCAGGAGGACCTCGTCGAGACCGGCGCGGGCGCCCACACGGTCGTCATCGACTCCGGCGTCGACGGCTACCACCCCGACCTGCAGCCGAACCTCCGGAACAACTTCCGGTACGTCAACCCGCTGTCGGACGCCGAGGACACGATGTGGGTCGACGTCGGCGCCGGCGACTCCGACGACATCGGCCACGGGACGCACTGCTCGGGGTCGGTCGCCGGCATCGGCCAGCAGTCCGACGGCCAGTACGCCGGGATGGCCCCCGACGCCGATCTCACGGTCTACTCGGCCGGGCTGACCGTCTACATCCTGAAGATCGCGGGTGCGGTCGACGACATGATCGCGCGCAAGCGGAACGGCGAGTTGGACGTCCAGGTCGTCTCGAACTCCTACGGGCTCGACAACGACCACGACTTCAACCCGGTCAGCGCCAGCAACCTCGCGATGTGGGAGGCCTTCGCCTCGGGCATCCTCCCGGTGTTCTCGGCCAGCAACTCCGGCCCCGACCACGGGACGCTCAACTACGCGGCGAAGGCGCCGTACGTCCTCGGCGTCGCCGCCACCTTCGACGGCGACTTCGGCCCCGCGAAGCGGCCGACCGACTTCTCCTCGCGCGGTCGCCCGCCGGCCGACGAGCGGGGCGCGGGCTACGCCGCCGACTACGAGACCGCTTACGACGACAACGAGGGCGCCCACTACGACCGGCGGCGGGCGCTGCGCAACGTCCGGCGGTTCCACCGCTCCGGGCAGGGCGACGTCGCGGAGGTCGATGCCGACTACGAGACCTCCATCAGCGGGACCGTCAGCTACGGCGTCGACCCCGCCTACGAGGACCCGATCCAGGACCCCAACTACTTCGAGTGGCAGTCGCCGCCCGGCGCCGGCTACCTGGAGGCGACGGTCACGTGGCAGCCGCAGGGCCAGGCCATCCAGGTGAAGGTCCACAGGGATAGCGAGGAGGGCACGGTGATCGCCACCGGCAGCGAACTCGTCAACGACGGTGAGTTCACCTTCGATGCCCCCATCGACGGCGACCGGACCTACGTCTTCGAGGTCGTCGGTGAGTACAACGTCCAGTCGCAGTTCACGATGGAGCTGACGGCCCTCGAGACGGAGCCGTCGGCGCCGGAGGGACCGTTCGGCATCTACCGGGTCGGCGTCGGCGCTCCCGGAAACGCCGTCATGTCCACGGAGACCCACACGGACGTCCTGAAGTACACCGGTCCGACCTACGGGGGCGACGACGGCACCGACCCCTGGTACGGCTCGCTGTCCGGCACCTCGATGTCGTGTCCCGTGACGTCGGGCATCTGTACGCTCGTGAACGCGGCGTACCGCCGCGAGGCGGGGCACTTCCCGAAACCAATCGACGTCCTCAACATCGTCGAGGCGACGGCCGAGGGCGGCACCGGCGAGGAACTGGCCGGCCACACCGAGGCGAACATGGGCGCCGGCTTCGTCGACGCGGCGGCCGCCGTCGAACGCGCCCGGGAACTCGGCCGACGGGCCGGTTCCCGGGGTGACGACGAGACGAAGTCCGACCACCCCCAGCTGTGGAACGCCGTCGACCTCTGCGACCACGGTCGCGGCGTCGCCGTCCCCGACGTGCAGGGCAACCGGGCCGACGACGGCTCCGTCTTCACGGCCGGCCAGGTGAACCACGTCGAGTTCACGCTCACCGACGCCACCCACCGGCTCTCGCGGGTCCGCGACGCGATCCCGGCGAGCTGGGAGGTGGTCGCCGGGGACCACGCGGAGGTCGTCGAGGTGTTCGACGCCAAGTACGTCTACTTCGACGTCGACTACCATGGCGAGGGCGAGACGACCTTCGGCTACATCGTCGAGGCCCCCTCGGAGACCGGCCAGTACGGCTTCGGGCCCGCGGAGGCCATCGCCGAGGACGGCGAGTCCTTCGTGCCCATCCCGGACACCGAGGACACGAACGCGGTCGTCGGCCAGGAGCAACCCGACCTCTGAACTCCGTCCGGGTCGGTCCCCGTTCGGGCGCCGCAATCGGCGACCGGGGTCAGAACCGGCGGCGCCGCGCCGTCGACCCCGACCGGAGCTCCTCGAGGGAGACCGGCCGGACGTACGGCCCGGACCGCTCGCGGTGCCACCACCGCCCAGTCTCGCGTCGCTCCTCGGGCGTCGTGTACCGGTAGCGGTACCGCACCGCCCGGACGTGCGTCGGGGGCTCCTCGGGGAACGGGTCGTCCTTCAGCAGCGACCGCACCGCCTCGTCACCTTCCAGCAGCTTCTCGAGCAGCCGCGAGAACCACGGGTGGCGGTGCGGCGTCGAGGACATGGCGGCGAACCACAGCTGCCAGTCCAGCCGGAGGTGGTACGGCGCCAGCTGCGGCGGCCGGCGCCCGGGGTCGGTCGGCTTCCCCGGGAAGGTGTAGGTCTCCCACTCGGGGTCGTCCTCGGGGTCGTCGCGGGTGCCCTGGATCACGACCTCGTAGCGCTCGCGGGTGACGCGGCCGAAGGCGCCGTAGCTGTTGACGAGGTGCAGCGGGTCGAAGGAGGTGTTCATCACCTGCGAGGTCGAGAGCATGTTGCGGGTGGGCTCGACACTCTTGTAGACGACAACGGCAGCGACCAGCAGCGCGAGCGCCTGGAGGTACGTCGGCGTCGGCGCGACCGCGGGCGTCGTCGCCGGGAGCACCGACTGGACCACGCCGTCGCCGAACGTCGGAATGGCGAGGACGAGCGTCAGCGCGTTCAGCCACGAGAAGTTCCCGGTGAGCATCAGCCACAGCTGGAAGCCGACCGTCGCGAGCCCCGCCGCGGCGGCCCAGGGCTGCGGCGCGAAGTAGAGGAACGGCACCGCCAGCTCGACGACGTGGTTGCCCAGCGTCTCGACGCGGTGGAACCGGTCGGGGAGGTGGTGGGCGTGCCACGACAGCGGGTTCGGGATCGGCTGGGTCTCGTAGTGGTAGTCCATGCACGTCAGCTCGCGCCAGCAGTCGTCGCCGCGGAGCTTGATGAGCCCCGCGCCGAACATGTTGCGGAACAGCACCCACTTCAACAGGAGGATCACGACGAACGGCGGGCCGGCGTCGCCGGCGCCGAGGAACACCGCGAGGAAGCCGGTCTCCAGCAGCATCGACTCCCAGCCGTAGCCGTAGAACGTCTGGCCGGCGTTGACGAACGAGAGGTAGAGCAGCCACAGCAGCGCCCACAGGGCCATCGAGGCGGGGACGGCGAGCGCGTCGGGCAACCAGTAGGGGACCGCGAGGACGGCCAGCGCCGAGAGGCCGACGCCGGTCCAGGCGGTGACGGCGACCGCGCGGTCGTCGGGGACGAGGTGGAAGAGGCTGGGTCGCTCCCGGAAGTCCCACCGCTCGCGGTAGTTCTCGATCGGCAGCAGCCCGTCCTCGCCGGCCAGCGGGCGGAACTGCGTCGCCGCGACGAGGAACCCCAGGAGGTAGATGAGCGCGAGCCCCCGCTGGAAGGCGAAGCGGGCGAGCCAGTAGCTCTCGGCCCAGGGTAGCTCCATGTCCGCGGGTAACTCCCCGGACCCCCAAATCAGTGGGGGACGCCGCCGTCGGCGTGCGGACAGCCGTCAGCCCGGTCCTTCCGTCAGGCCTCCCGGACGTCGACGTCGAGTTCGGTCCAGATGCCGGCGCCGAGACCGACCGCTCCGGCCAGTGCGAGGGCGGCGCCGGCCAGCCAGGGTAGCGACCCGGTCGCGACCAGCGCCGTCAGCCACAGCCCCGCGACCAGGGCGAGGCCGCCGGCGGTGATCAGTTCGGCGAACCGCTCCATGCGGGGTCGTTTCGGCGGGCGAAGGTTTCAGTCCAGGGGATGGACGGACCGCGGCGCTCCGCCACCGAGCCTCTATTCTGAGGGTTTCGCGTCGGCTACCGTCGATCTGTGGCCGGTAAGCTGCAAAAAGTTAAACCTGAACCGAGTGATGTGTTTGCACGACCCACGGCGTATCGTCTCCGACCGAACTCCCCGCACCTCCACACGAGATGAACATCGCTTTCGCCCTGCTCGTCGAGACGGCCGCAGCGATCGGCGTCGCGTCGACGCTTCGAGCACTCCCCGCGGTCGCGGCCATCGGCGGCGACCTCTTCGGCTGGTGGGAGTGGCGACTGCTGTTGATCCCGCCGATCACCGGCATCATCGGGTACATCACCAACTACGTCGCCATCTACATGCTGTTCCACCCGCTGCGGTTCAAGGGGTTCGACGTCCCCGGCATGGAGAAGCTGACCGTGAACTCGCCGTACCGCATCCGGCAGATACCGGGAATGCTGGAGGGCCGCGTCGGCTGGCAGGGTATCATCCCCTCGAAGGCCCGTAAGATGGGCAGCATCAACGTCGACACGGCGATCGGGAAGATCACCACGCAGACCGAGATCTTCCAGGAACTCGACCCCGACCTCCTGGCCGACCACATCTACGAGTCCGCGGGCGACGACATCAAGGAGATGGTCGTCGAGACGATCCGCGAGCAGAACCCCGAGCTGTGGGACGACGCCCCCGAGCAGGTCCACGACGCGGTCCGCTCGCAGGTGGACGACCAGCTCCCGGAGATCATCCAGCACATCACCGAGCACATCGGCGAGCACGTCGACGAGCTGTTCGACACGAAGATGATGGTCATCGAGCACCTCGACGAGCACCCCGAACACGTCAACGAGATCTTCCTGGAGACCGGCGACAAGGAGTTCGACTTCATCGTCAACTCTGGGTTCTACTTCGGCACGCTGCTCGGCATCTTCTCCATCCCCGCGTACGTCATCATCGGTTCCTGGTGGGTCCTGCCGCTGTTCGGCGTCTTCGTCGGCTATACGACCAACTGGCTGGCGCTGAAGATGATCTTCCGGCCGCTGCAGCGTCACGATATCGGGCCGTTCACGCTGCAGGGCATCTTCCTGCGACGGCAGGACGTCGCCAGCGAGACGTACGCCGAGATCGTCGCCCGGGAGATCATCACCCTCGAGAACATCGCCGACAACCTCATGTACGGGCCGAATTCCGACCGCACCCGACAGCTGATCAGGGAGGACCTCCGCGAGTCAATCGACGACATGTTCGGGGCGGACTCGCCGGTCGTCCGGGTCCTCGGCGGCACCGAGGAGTACGAGGCCGTCCGGGACGAAGTCGCGGAGAACGGCGTCGAGTACGCGGTCTCGCCGCTCCAGGAGCCCGAGATAAACGAGGCGCGGCGGAGCGCCATCGAGCGGTTGCTCGCCAGTCGGATGAAGGAGCTCCCGCCGGACGAGTTCGCGCACATGCTGCGGTCGGCGTTCAAGGAGGACGAGTGGCTGCTCATCGCCTGCGGGGCCGCGCTGGGGTTCGTCGCCGGCTGGATCCAGTTGCTCGTCGTGACCACGGTGTGACCCGCGGCGTCGCGTCACCTCGACGCTAGCCGATGGAGCTTGCAAATGCAAGTGCCTAGGCGCCGTATAACTCCTGGATGGCTGTAAAAAGTTAAATCGGATTATGTGATACGTGTACACAGGACCCGTCGTGTCGTCCCGGGCCGTTCCGCGTCCCGAACCGACCCCCAGAACACCCTCATGTTCAGATGAATTCCGCGTTCGTCATCGTCGCCTCGTTGACCCACGTCGTCGAGTCGCTCCCCGAAACCGTCGCTGCCACCGGTGGCCTCCTGAGCTGGTGGGAGTGGAGTCTGCTGTTGATCCCGCCGATCACCGGCATCATCGGGTACATCACCAACTACGCCGCCATCTACATGCTGTTCCACCCGCTGCGCTTCAAGGGCGTCGACGTGCCGGGGATGGAGCACATTACGGCGAACTCGCCGTACCGCATCCGGCAGATCCCCGGGATGCTGCAGGGCCGGGCCGGCTGGCAGGGGATCATCCCCTCGAAGGCCCGCAAGATGGGCAGCATCAACGTCGACAGCGCGCTCTCACAGCTCGCCACCCAGGAGGAGGTCTACGAGGAGTTCGACCCCGACCGCCTCGCCGAGTACATCCACGAGAACTCCGGCGAGGAGATCCGGGGGATGGTCATCGAGACGATCCGCGAGCAGAACCCCGAGCTGTGGGACAACGCCCCCGAGCAGGCCCGCGAGGTGATCCGACAGCGCGTCGACGACCAGCTCCCGGAGATCATCCGGCACATCACCCAGCGAATCGGCGAGAACGTCGACGAACTCCTCGACATCAAGATGATGGTCATCGACCACTTCGAGGAGAACCCCGGCGACATGAACGCGATCTTCCTGGAGACCGGCGACAAGGAGTTCGACTTCATCATCAACTCCGGATTCTACGTCGGGACGCTCCTGGGCATCTTCGCCATCCCGATGTACGTCTTCATCGGTACGTGGTGGGTCCTCCCTATCTTCGGTGTCTTCGTCGGCTACGCGACCAACTGGCTGGCGCTGAAGATGATCTTCCGGCCGAAGCAGCGCCGCGAGATCGGGCCATTTACGCTCCACGGGATCTTCCTGCGACGGCAGGACAAGGCCGCCGAGACGTACGCGCGTATCGTCGCCAACCGCGTCCTGACCCTCGAGAACATCGCCGACAACCTGATGAACGGTCCCAAGTCGGACCGGACGAAGAAGATGATCAAGGAGGACCTCAAGGACTCCATCGACGACATGTTCGGCCCCGGCTCGCCCGTCGTCCGGATGATGGGCGGCACCGAGGAGTACGAGGACATCCGCGACCGGATCGCCGAGGACAGCGTCGAGTACGCCGTCGAGCCGATGCAGGACGACGAGATCCACGAGGAGCGACGCGGGGCCATCCAGAACCTCCTCGCCGGTCGGATGAAGGAGCTCCCCCCCGCCCAGTACACGGTGATGCTGCGGTCGGCGTTCAAGGAGGACGAGTGGCTGCTCATCGCGATGGGAGCGGCCCTCGGGTTCGTCGCCGGCTGGATCCAGCTGCTCGTCGTCAACGCGGTCTGAGTCCCGCTCACCGCTGCGATGCCGGAGGGTGACCGGCCATCGACTCTCAGCGTCACCACGCCTCACTTTCTCTGCCCATCGTCGTCGTCGTCGGTCCCCGGTTCGTCGACCCCGGCTACCGGGGTGCTCCGTTCGGCGATCGCAGCTCTCCGGTCGACCGGCGACCACCCCGGAAATCCGCCAGCGGGCTCGACGGCGGGAGAATCTCGCCTGTCTGTAAAAAGTTAAATCAGTTCTCTCGGGAAACAACAGATACCACTTCGGTGACCGCCGGTCGACGGCCGGGCTGCGGCGGCTCACTGGCGCGCCCCAACACAGCATGACCCCACTGTTCGTCCTCGCGACGGGACTCGCGTTCGCCGGCGAGTGGGGGGTCCGGCTCTCGTCGATCGTCACCGACTACGTCCCCTGGTTCGAGTGGCGGCTGCTGTTGATCCCGCCGATCACCGGCATCATCGGCTACCTCACCAACTGGGTCGCCATCCGGATGCTGTTCTACCCCCTCGGATTCCGGGGGGTCGACGTGCCGGGGATGGAGCAGCTCACGGCCAACCTCCCCTACCGGATCCGGCAGATCCCGGGGATGATGGAGGGAAAACTCGGCTGGCAGGGGATCATCCCCTCGCGAGCCCGGAAGATGGGCAGCATCTCCGTCGACACCGGCATCACCCGCATCGCCAGCCAGCGGGAGTTCTACGAGACGTTCGACCCCGAGATCATCGCCGAGCACATCGTCTCGACCTCCGAGGAGGCGATCCACGACCTCGTCGAGGAGATCGTCCGCGAGCAGAACCCCGAGCTGTGGGTGAACTCGTCGACGCTCGTCCGGCAGCTGATGCACGCCCGCATCAGCGACCAGCTCCCCTCGGTCACCCGGCGTATCACCCACCGGATCGGCGAGAACGTCGACGACCTCCTGGACATCAAGATGATGGTCATCGAGGACCTCGGCGAGAACCCCGAGCTGCTCAACCGCATCTTCCTTGAGACCGGGGACCGGGAGTTCACGTTCCTCGTCCGGTCGGGCTTCTACTTCGGCACGCTGCTCGGCTGCATCTCAGTCCCCCTCTTCGTCTTCATCGACCGGTGGTGGGTGCTGCCGGTCGCGGGCGTCTTCGTCGGGTACGCGACCAACTGGCTGGCGCTGAAGATGATCTTCCGGCCGATGCACCCCATCGACGTCGGCCCCTTCACGTTCCAGGGCATCTTCCTGAGCCGGCAGGACGAGGCCGCCGAGACGTACGCGGAGATCGTCTCCGAGGAGATCCTCACCCTCGAGAACATCGCCGAGAACCTGCTGTCCGGGCCGAACGCCGACCGGACGCGCCGGATGATCAAGGAGGAACTCGCGGAGGCCATCGACCGGTCGGCCGGCCTCGCGGGCCCCATCGTCCGCATGACCGCCGGGGCCTCGCAGTACGAGTCCATCCGCCAGGAGATCGCGGACCGCGGCGTCGACTACGCCGTCGAGCCGATGCAGGACCGGACGATCAACGAGCGGCGCAGCGGGGCGATCCGGGAGCTGATGGCCCGCCGGATGAAGGAGATGCCGGCCGCGGACTTCGCGACGATGCTCCGGGCAGCGTTCAAGGAGGACGAGTGGTTGCTCATCGCTGTTGGTGCGGCACTGGGGTTCGTCGCCGGCTGGGTCCAGTTACTCGTCGTGACGGCCGTCTGAGCCGGCGACGGCGCAGCGGTCCGTCGGGTCAGGGCCGCCGGTCGGTCGGCGAGCCGTCCTCGCGGTGGCTCAGCCGCTCGGCGATGGCGGCCGGCACCGGCGTCCGGCAGTACTGGCAGTACCACGACCGCCCCGTGTGTCGCGACTCCCGTATCAGCTCGTCGCCGGAGCCCAGCGTCGCCCCGCACCCGTCGCAGGTGTAGCTCGTCGCCATACTGCAGGCTACGCGTTCGACGCCATATCGTTGTCGCCGGGCCCGGGTCGTAAGCGCTGGCCGTCCATCAGGGCTCGGAGCGCCCTCCGACACTCTCTTCCGGCTCCGTGCCAATAGGTACCATGGTCAAGTGTCCGCGATGCAGCCACGAGGTGGACCGCCTCCTCCCGCTTCCGGCGGACGCGCTCGAGGACCGCTTGCTGGAGGTCCGGGAGGACGGGAGCGAACGGAGCGGGCGGGCCTGCCGGTGGTGTCGACACGAGGTTATCGAGGGGTAACCGCGGCTCACTCCGACAGCAGCGTCGACACCCGCGCGTTCTCCTTCAGACGGAGCCCGGCCCCGCCGACGACCAGCGGGACCCGGTCCAGCGACTCGACGTGCAGCGTCGGGTGGAAGGCCCCCCGCGCCAGGAGTTCGTCCCGGGTCTGCAGGAGGAAGCGCTCGTCGCTCGGAACCGTGAGCGACTCGTTGTACTCGATGAGGTATCGGCCGCTCTCGAGGTTCCACCAGCCGTAGTCGTCGTCCGGGTTCCGCCGTTCGGTCTCGACCGCCTCGAGTTCTGCGGCCGTCAGTTCGCCGCCGCCGAAGTCGACCCGTCCGGGTTCGGCGACGCGCGAGATACCGGCGACGGTGAGGTCGAGGCCCCGGCCATCGGTCTGGGTCGGTTCGTGGACGATATCGTCGACGAACTCGGTCAGGTCCATGCGCGGAGCGTGGGACCGACGGACCGAAAAACCGACGCTGGACCGGGGTCGCGGACGCGGCCGGACCCTACGCCGGGGTCGGCGACTCGACCTTCGAGACGTACGCCGTCAGGTCCGTCGTCGAGATCATGCCGATGACGCCCTCCGTCTCGTCGACGACTGGGAGGTGGTGGAAGCCGCACTCGATCATCCGGTCGGCCGCGTCCTGGATGGGTTCCTGGGCCGTCGCCGTCTCCACGTCGGTCGACATGTACTTCGAGACGGACGTCTGGTCCTTCGGCTTCTGTTCGGCGACGATCTTCACGAAGTCCGTCGACGTGAGGATGCCCTGGAGGGCGTTCGTCTCGTCGACGACGACCACGGACCCGATCTCGTTGTCCAGCATCACGTGCGCGGCGTCCTCGACGAGCGTATCGGGACTCACGGTGTAGATCCCCGACGACATGAGTCGGGCGACGAAGATATCGTCCATGGCCTCCGTATCCAGTGCGCCGTGTTAAGCGTTGTCGATTGTGCAGGTTCTTGCCTGCATCCGGCACGGGGGCGGCGGTCCGGGCGGCGGCGAATCCGGGCGCGGCAACAGGGTTATCCCCCTCCAGTGCCGCGTTCCGACGCGGGCAACCGCAGCAAACCCACCATGCCCGAGAACACGCACGCGACTCCCGAGAGTCACGAGTACGACCGTTTCGCGGAACTCGCCGTCGAGAGCGCCGACTACGACCGCGTCGACGAGTTCCTGAACAATCGCG includes:
- a CDS encoding alpha/beta hydrolase: MTGPHQEQELHTAGTPLADATAAVVAVHGRGATASSIAQMAGEVHREGIAILAPQAARNTWYPNSFLAPVEQNEPGRSSGLRAVGDAVERATDAGVATEKVLVMGFSQGACLASEYVARNPRRYGGLAVLSGGLIGESIDRDDYEGSLDGTPAFLGCSDVDPHIPEERVHATAEVFERLDADVTTRIYEGMAHGVNEDELEFVDGMAGRLLE
- a CDS encoding HalOD1 output domain-containing protein, whose protein sequence is MTAEPSDDEDVTVSRDPETDTYRATFDSATVEPTVAVVRAMAAAEAADPSDLDPLHEAVDPDSLDRICSEDAPPRRDGNRTVEFTYQGRRVTVESLGFVEIHPLDDET
- a CDS encoding Lrp/AsnC family transcriptional regulator, encoding MELDDTDKGVLYLLQQDARGITTQEMAERVGVSASTVRNRIERLEDVGVIRGYHPDIDYDEAGLQLHVEIICSAPNPDRATFAEAAQSVDGVVAIREVLNGKENVQIDAVGTDSDDVARITDEISDIGLDVVNTKIIKDTHVQPFNHFGQHLVEGE
- a CDS encoding DJ-1/PfpI family protein, whose translation is MTSALFVVSEEGYWAEECIEPLTTLESEGVDVTVATPSGGEPVVDERSLDPDDVGEETVEEFRETIESHPELNDPIPVAEADADDHDAVVFPGGHGTEWDVNQDRHARQLLGQSVAGDDGVALVVCHAVGILAFTREADGSALVDGRDVTGFPNEWEEGIVDEADRMPDGRKLPYYVEDEVSAVGGNWDAELDADESVTVDGDLITARGPESSSAAATTLLEELGE
- a CDS encoding S8 family peptidase, which codes for MRLDRRTFVKGAGVAAGAALTPGTAAGLIDDGIDTDGGLQEVIVVFEDNDDVDVLERFDLADGYYRFQVLPFGYTRATGDQIERIAALDSVRYVEKNRELEYHNDDARELTGAAAAQEDLVETGAGAHTVVIDSGVDGYHPDLQPNLRNNFRYVNPLSDAEDTMWVDVGAGDSDDIGHGTHCSGSVAGIGQQSDGQYAGMAPDADLTVYSAGLTVYILKIAGAVDDMIARKRNGELDVQVVSNSYGLDNDHDFNPVSASNLAMWEAFASGILPVFSASNSGPDHGTLNYAAKAPYVLGVAATFDGDFGPAKRPTDFSSRGRPPADERGAGYAADYETAYDDNEGAHYDRRRALRNVRRFHRSGQGDVAEVDADYETSISGTVSYGVDPAYEDPIQDPNYFEWQSPPGAGYLEATVTWQPQGQAIQVKVHRDSEEGTVIATGSELVNDGEFTFDAPIDGDRTYVFEVVGEYNVQSQFTMELTALETEPSAPEGPFGIYRVGVGAPGNAVMSTETHTDVLKYTGPTYGGDDGTDPWYGSLSGTSMSCPVTSGICTLVNAAYRREAGHFPKPIDVLNIVEATAEGGTGEELAGHTEANMGAGFVDAAAAVERARELGRRAGSRGDDETKSDHPQLWNAVDLCDHGRGVAVPDVQGNRADDGSVFTAGQVNHVEFTLTDATHRLSRVRDAIPASWEVVAGDHAEVVEVFDAKYVYFDVDYHGEGETTFGYIVEAPSETGQYGFGPAEAIAEDGESFVPIPDTEDTNAVVGQEQPDL
- a CDS encoding lipase maturation factor family protein, which codes for MELPWAESYWLARFAFQRGLALIYLLGFLVAATQFRPLAGEDGLLPIENYRERWDFRERPSLFHLVPDDRAVAVTAWTGVGLSALAVLAVPYWLPDALAVPASMALWALLWLLYLSFVNAGQTFYGYGWESMLLETGFLAVFLGAGDAGPPFVVILLLKWVLFRNMFGAGLIKLRGDDCWRELTCMDYHYETQPIPNPLSWHAHHLPDRFHRVETLGNHVVELAVPFLYFAPQPWAAAAGLATVGFQLWLMLTGNFSWLNALTLVLAIPTFGDGVVQSVLPATTPAVAPTPTYLQALALLVAAVVVYKSVEPTRNMLSTSQVMNTSFDPLHLVNSYGAFGRVTRERYEVVIQGTRDDPEDDPEWETYTFPGKPTDPGRRPPQLAPYHLRLDWQLWFAAMSSTPHRHPWFSRLLEKLLEGDEAVRSLLKDDPFPEEPPTHVRAVRYRYRYTTPEERRETGRWWHRERSGPYVRPVSLEELRSGSTARRRRF
- a CDS encoding DUF445 family protein; this translates as MNSAFVIVASLTHVVESLPETVAATGGLLSWWEWSLLLIPPITGIIGYITNYAAIYMLFHPLRFKGVDVPGMEHITANSPYRIRQIPGMLQGRAGWQGIIPSKARKMGSINVDSALSQLATQEEVYEEFDPDRLAEYIHENSGEEIRGMVIETIREQNPELWDNAPEQAREVIRQRVDDQLPEIIRHITQRIGENVDELLDIKMMVIDHFEENPGDMNAIFLETGDKEFDFIINSGFYVGTLLGIFAIPMYVFIGTWWVLPIFGVFVGYATNWLALKMIFRPKQRREIGPFTLHGIFLRRQDKAAETYARIVANRVLTLENIADNLMNGPKSDRTKKMIKEDLKDSIDDMFGPGSPVVRMMGGTEEYEDIRDRIAEDSVEYAVEPMQDDEIHEERRGAIQNLLAGRMKELPPAQYTVMLRSAFKEDEWLLIAMGAALGFVAGWIQLLVVNAV